The following proteins are encoded in a genomic region of Candidatus Methylospira mobilis:
- a CDS encoding threonine ammonia-lyase encodes MNATAEPLLSVVRPTTVLRTPRLSQRLNAEVTLVSETFQHTGSFKFRAAYNVAAQVAQRRIITASSGNFGQALAYACSLLGKEAIVVMPSTAAGVKIRAVREYGATVELIDVNEKRRAQRVAELARDFPDAYIASAYDDPLVIAGNASLGQEIARLDTAFDAVIVPVGGGGLSSGLIQGLRGSGSTVSIIGAEPLLANDAARSLQCGCIVANGAEPQTLADGARTLSLGRCNWEILHKNMDAIIEVPEAAIAEGVRLLFELANLKAEPTAALAIGALLAEPRRFQQRSLCCVISGGNVDPLLYRELLT; translated from the coding sequence ATGAACGCAACAGCCGAGCCCTTGCTCAGCGTGGTTCGCCCGACGACGGTGCTTCGTACACCGAGACTTTCTCAACGGCTGAATGCCGAAGTCACCCTGGTCAGCGAAACTTTTCAGCACACCGGCAGCTTCAAATTTCGCGCGGCTTACAACGTCGCGGCGCAAGTAGCGCAGCGACGCATCATCACCGCGTCCTCGGGAAACTTCGGGCAGGCGCTCGCCTATGCCTGCAGCTTGCTGGGCAAGGAGGCGATCGTGGTTATGCCGTCCACCGCCGCCGGGGTGAAAATCAGGGCGGTCAGGGAGTACGGCGCGACGGTCGAGCTGATTGATGTCAACGAAAAGCGCCGGGCGCAACGGGTCGCGGAACTGGCGCGGGATTTTCCGGACGCCTATATCGCCAGCGCCTACGACGACCCGCTGGTGATAGCAGGCAATGCGAGTCTGGGGCAGGAAATCGCCCGGCTGGATACAGCATTCGATGCCGTCATTGTCCCGGTCGGCGGCGGGGGGTTATCGTCCGGGTTGATACAAGGCTTGCGAGGATCGGGAAGCACGGTTTCCATCATCGGGGCTGAACCCCTGCTTGCCAACGATGCGGCGCGCTCGCTGCAATGCGGATGTATAGTCGCTAACGGCGCGGAGCCGCAAACGCTGGCCGACGGCGCGCGCACCCTCAGTCTGGGACGCTGCAACTGGGAAATTTTACATAAAAATATGGACGCTATCATTGAGGTGCCGGAAGCGGCCATCGCGGAAGGCGTGCGCTTGCTGTTCGAACTGGCTAACCTCAAGGCGGAACCTACCGCCGCCTTGGCGATAGGCGCCCTGCTCGCCGAGCCCCGGCGTTTTCAGCAACGCTCGCTGTGCTGCGTCATCAGCGGAGGCAATGTCGACCCCCTGCTCTACCGGGAGCTTTTAACATAG
- a CDS encoding extracellular solute-binding protein, with translation MKSSAIFRLSNRSLLAAALHLAMSGPGWGAHAVAQFGEPKYPASFEHFEYINPDAPKNGKLNLSVVSQNSSFDKYNPFTLKGKVAPGLLELVFETLTVYSLDEPNTQYGLLADDIQVAPDFGSATFHINPKARFSNGDPVTASDVKYSFDTLISRKASPKFKSYFAEIRQLSVVDDNTVRFEFTRKGRDLSFVAGSLPVFSPKWGNKPNGEKTPFDQLRLEPPIASGAYTMTPSASAQNVTYRRNPDYWGKDIPVRRGALNFDKVVYKLYKDSDTQVAAMRAGDFDFFNETRMRYWCCQFIGKRFDNGELIKQEFEHHNPSAMNGYVLNMRRERFKDVRVREAISYAYDWQWLNHKILDDEFDRQDSYFAHSPLQAKGLPSEAELKLLEPYRAELDPAVFGPQIEQATTKPPSSLRKNMARALELLAEAGWHNTDGVLRNGKGEPFEIEVPGGRGNMLLDAFFLNLQKLGMVLIPRPTDAVADRARMKNFDYDFASVSFREARNPAAELWRNFNSADADVSGSENVIGVKSRVVDELIRKLYETNTQEEQETVAHALDRVLMHGYYVLPWRYLSHHYLIYNQRLQRPKTLPLYYGAYEWVINAWWDGSGNGQPSNPEK, from the coding sequence ATGAAATCTTCAGCAATTTTCCGCTTGAGCAACCGCTCCTTACTGGCCGCCGCATTGCATCTGGCCATGAGCGGCCCAGGCTGGGGCGCTCATGCCGTGGCCCAATTCGGCGAGCCGAAATATCCCGCATCCTTCGAGCATTTCGAGTATATCAATCCGGACGCGCCCAAAAACGGCAAGCTCAATCTTTCGGTCGTCAGCCAGAACAGCAGCTTCGACAAGTACAACCCGTTCACGCTGAAAGGCAAGGTTGCGCCGGGTCTGCTGGAGCTGGTATTCGAGACCCTGACCGTGTATAGCCTGGACGAGCCGAATACCCAATACGGATTGCTGGCCGACGATATACAGGTGGCTCCGGACTTCGGCTCGGCGACCTTCCACATCAACCCGAAAGCACGGTTTTCCAACGGCGACCCGGTGACCGCCAGCGACGTCAAATATTCTTTCGACACCCTGATCAGCCGCAAGGCCAGTCCCAAATTCAAGTCTTATTTTGCCGAAATCAGGCAACTGAGCGTTGTGGACGACAACACCGTGCGCTTCGAGTTTACCCGCAAGGGCCGCGACCTGTCTTTTGTCGCGGGCAGCCTGCCGGTGTTTTCTCCCAAATGGGGAAACAAGCCCAACGGCGAAAAAACGCCGTTCGATCAATTGCGCCTGGAGCCGCCCATCGCCAGCGGCGCTTATACGATGACGCCTTCCGCCAGCGCCCAGAATGTGACTTACCGACGCAACCCCGATTACTGGGGCAAGGACATCCCGGTACGGCGCGGCGCGCTCAATTTCGACAAGGTCGTCTACAAGCTCTACAAGGACTCGGACACCCAGGTAGCCGCGATGCGTGCGGGAGATTTCGACTTTTTCAACGAAACGCGGATGCGCTACTGGTGCTGCCAGTTCATCGGCAAGCGCTTCGATAACGGCGAATTGATCAAGCAGGAATTCGAACATCATAACCCGTCGGCGATGAACGGATATGTGTTGAACATGCGCCGTGAGCGTTTCAAGGATGTCAGGGTGCGTGAGGCGATCAGTTACGCCTATGACTGGCAATGGTTGAACCACAAAATTCTCGACGACGAATTCGACCGTCAGGACAGCTATTTTGCTCACTCGCCGCTGCAGGCGAAGGGCTTGCCCAGCGAGGCAGAACTGAAACTGCTGGAGCCTTACCGCGCCGAACTCGACCCGGCCGTATTCGGCCCGCAAATCGAGCAGGCCACGACCAAACCGCCTTCCAGCCTGCGCAAAAATATGGCCAGGGCGCTGGAACTGCTGGCGGAAGCCGGCTGGCATAACACTGACGGCGTGTTGCGCAACGGCAAGGGCGAACCGTTCGAGATCGAAGTGCCTGGCGGACGCGGCAACATGCTGCTGGACGCTTTTTTCCTGAACCTGCAAAAACTGGGCATGGTATTGATACCGCGCCCCACCGACGCCGTCGCCGACCGCGCGCGCATGAAGAACTTCGATTACGATTTCGCATCCGTCTCCTTTCGCGAGGCGCGCAACCCCGCCGCCGAGCTGTGGCGCAATTTCAACAGCGCCGATGCCGATGTGTCCGGTTCGGAGAACGTCATCGGCGTGAAGTCGCGCGTGGTGGACGAACTGATCAGGAAACTTTATGAAACCAATACCCAGGAAGAGCAGGAAACCGTCGCCCACGCGCTGGACCGGGTGTTGATGCACGGCTACTACGTGCTGCCATGGCGCTATCTGAGCCATCATTACCTGATTTACAACCAGCGTTTGCAGCGACCGAAAACCTTGCCGTTGTATTACGGCGCTTACGAGTGGGTCATCAATGCCTGGTGGGATGGATCGGGTAATGGCCAGCCGTCCAACCCAGAAAAATAG
- a CDS encoding ABC transporter permease, with translation MSISAESQSLSAVLLDAAPLLKPEQASSRTFTQSVSPGRRLWLRFKSQRLGYWSLVVFLSVYGLSLAGELISNDKPLVVYYQGQWYFPLVKQYQESVFGGDLPILTDYNDPYIREQLNKPGNFALYPLNPYYYDTLCYFSSSTHNPGAPSRDNWLGTDTAGYDIAARLLYGFRISVTFAFGLTLVGTALGILIGAVQGYFGGKVDLFTQRLIEVWGSMPELYLLIIFASIFQQSFTMLFVLLALFGWVHLSDYVRAEFLRNRQLEYVKAARALGLSHWQIIWRHVLPNSLTPVITFLPFRMSAGIMALASVDFLGLGVGGQSPSLGRLVLQGKENLDAWWISAASFGVLVLTILLLTFMGEALRNAMDTRRAEQRAG, from the coding sequence ATGAGCATATCAGCCGAATCCCAATCCCTCTCCGCCGTATTGCTGGATGCGGCTCCGCTACTCAAACCGGAGCAGGCGAGTAGCCGAACCTTTACACAGTCCGTTTCACCGGGCCGTCGATTATGGCTGCGTTTCAAAAGCCAGCGTCTGGGCTATTGGAGCCTGGTTGTTTTTTTATCGGTTTATGGACTCAGTCTGGCCGGCGAGCTGATTTCCAACGACAAACCGCTGGTGGTTTATTATCAGGGCCAATGGTATTTCCCGCTGGTCAAGCAGTACCAGGAATCGGTTTTCGGCGGCGATTTACCGATTTTAACCGATTATAACGACCCGTACATTCGCGAACAACTCAACAAACCGGGCAACTTCGCTCTGTATCCGCTCAACCCCTACTACTACGACACGCTCTGCTATTTTTCATCGAGCACGCATAATCCAGGAGCGCCCTCGCGCGACAACTGGCTGGGCACCGACACGGCCGGCTACGACATTGCCGCCCGTCTGTTGTATGGATTTCGCATTTCAGTCACCTTCGCCTTCGGATTAACGCTGGTCGGAACCGCGCTGGGCATCCTGATCGGAGCGGTGCAGGGCTATTTCGGCGGCAAGGTGGACCTGTTCACCCAGCGGCTGATAGAAGTCTGGGGCTCCATGCCGGAATTGTATCTGCTGATAATCTTCGCTTCGATTTTTCAGCAGAGCTTCACCATGCTGTTTGTGCTGCTGGCCCTGTTCGGCTGGGTGCATCTGTCCGATTACGTGCGCGCCGAATTCCTGCGCAACCGCCAGCTGGAATATGTCAAGGCCGCGCGGGCGCTGGGCTTGTCTCATTGGCAAATAATCTGGCGGCATGTATTGCCCAACAGCCTGACGCCGGTGATTACCTTTTTGCCCTTCCGCATGAGCGCGGGCATCATGGCGCTTGCCAGCGTGGATTTTCTCGGACTGGGGGTGGGAGGACAGTCGCCGAGCCTGGGCCGTCTGGTGTTGCAGGGCAAGGAGAATCTGGACGCCTGGTGGATTTCCGCCGCTTCATTCGGCGTGTTGGTGCTGACGATATTATTGCTGACCTTCATGGGCGAGGCCTTGCGCAACGCAATGGATACCCGTCGCGCCGAACAGAGGGCGGGCTGA
- a CDS encoding NADH:flavin oxidoreductase/NADH oxidase → MSIQSSHTASSGQAQLFSPFALRDVAFRNRIALSPMCQYAAHGDGLATDWHLVHYGARAIGGAGLILLEAAAVLANGRISPGDIGLWEDKHILPLQRVTDFINAQGSVAGIQLAHAGRKAATDLPVNGGKPLTAGSGGWPAIGASPEPFGAGYQEPLALDAEGLLSVRKAFSDAAARALAAGFKLIELHMAHGYLLHSFLSPLSNLRTDDYGGSFDSRVRFPLEVASAVRKVWPESLPLLVRISATDWVDGGWDLQQSIRFSSLLKKQGVDLIDVSSGGLLPDAVPPAAPGYQVPFAHAVREQAGMATGAVGLITGAEQAEEVLAAGSADLVFLGRELLRNPQWPLHAASVLGADIDWPVQYARARV, encoded by the coding sequence ATGAGCATTCAATCATCACACACCGCATCGTCAGGTCAGGCCCAACTGTTTTCGCCTTTTGCACTGCGTGATGTCGCGTTCCGAAATCGCATCGCGTTGTCGCCGATGTGCCAGTATGCAGCTCACGGCGACGGGCTTGCGACCGACTGGCATCTGGTGCATTACGGCGCTCGCGCAATAGGCGGCGCGGGTCTGATCTTACTCGAAGCAGCCGCGGTGCTTGCCAATGGACGCATCAGTCCGGGCGATATTGGTTTATGGGAGGATAAACATATCTTGCCGCTGCAGCGCGTGACGGATTTTATTAACGCACAGGGTTCCGTGGCGGGCATACAGCTTGCCCATGCCGGACGCAAGGCAGCGACCGATCTCCCGGTCAACGGCGGCAAGCCGTTGACGGCTGGCTCGGGCGGCTGGCCGGCGATAGGGGCCAGCCCGGAGCCGTTTGGCGCTGGTTATCAGGAGCCGCTTGCATTGGATGCCGAGGGTCTCCTCTCGGTCCGCAAGGCTTTTAGCGATGCGGCGGCGCGCGCATTGGCCGCGGGGTTCAAGCTCATTGAATTGCATATGGCGCATGGCTATCTGCTGCATTCATTTCTGTCGCCGCTGAGTAATCTCAGGACTGACGATTACGGCGGCTCCTTCGATAGTCGGGTCAGGTTTCCCCTGGAAGTGGCGAGCGCGGTGCGCAAGGTATGGCCGGAAAGCCTGCCGCTTCTGGTTCGCATCTCCGCCACGGACTGGGTTGATGGCGGCTGGGATCTGCAGCAGTCGATACGGTTTTCCAGCTTGTTGAAAAAGCAGGGCGTCGATTTGATTGACGTTTCCAGCGGGGGCTTGTTGCCGGATGCCGTTCCGCCGGCTGCTCCCGGATACCAGGTTCCGTTCGCGCATGCTGTCCGCGAACAGGCCGGTATGGCTACCGGTGCCGTGGGCTTGATCACAGGAGCGGAACAGGCGGAAGAAGTGCTTGCCGCCGGTAGCGCCGACCTGGTGTTTCTCGGGCGCGAGCTGCTGCGCAATCCTCAATGGCCTTTGCATGCGGCGTCGGTACTTGGAGCGGACATCGACTGGCCTGTTCAGTACGCGCGTGCGCGCGTTTAG
- a CDS encoding microcin C ABC transporter permease YejB, which translates to MWYYLLKRVLAIIPTLLGVLTLTFIITQFVPGGPVEHMLLQLDGDSARAGAEGGHANNGGSWDYNGRKGIDAQQLDQLSGLYGFDKAPLERYLLMLNNFLHFNLGDSYFRNQSVWSLIKDKLVVSVSLGVWTFFLAYLVSVPLGVAKAVRAGSRFDFISSLLVLGGYAVPGFVLGVMLIVLFGGGSFWDIFPLRGLTSENWAELSWFGKITDYLWHITLPVTASVVSTFALKTLLTKNTFLDELSRQYVLTARAKGLSERQVLWKHVFRNALLPLVTSFPGTFITAFFTGSLLIETLFSLDGLGLLSFESINSRDYPVILGNLYLFTLMALFTKLVGDIAYVLVDPRIKFDAQDL; encoded by the coding sequence CCTTGCTGGGCGTATTGACGCTGACTTTTATCATCACCCAGTTTGTGCCGGGCGGTCCGGTGGAGCATATGCTGCTGCAACTGGATGGAGACAGCGCCCGGGCGGGCGCAGAAGGCGGTCACGCCAATAACGGCGGCAGCTGGGACTATAACGGCCGCAAGGGCATCGACGCCCAGCAGCTCGATCAGCTGTCCGGTCTATATGGCTTCGACAAAGCGCCGCTCGAACGCTACCTGCTGATGCTGAACAACTTTCTGCACTTCAATCTGGGCGACAGCTATTTCCGCAACCAGAGCGTGTGGTCGTTGATCAAGGACAAGCTCGTGGTCTCGGTGTCCCTGGGGGTATGGACCTTCTTCCTGGCCTATCTGGTTTCCGTGCCTTTGGGCGTGGCTAAGGCGGTACGCGCCGGGAGCCGCTTCGATTTCATCAGCAGCCTGCTGGTGCTGGGCGGCTACGCCGTTCCCGGCTTTGTGCTGGGGGTAATGCTGATCGTACTGTTCGGCGGCGGATCGTTCTGGGATATTTTCCCGTTACGCGGCCTGACTTCGGAAAACTGGGCCGAATTGAGTTGGTTCGGCAAGATTACCGATTATTTATGGCATATCACACTGCCGGTAACGGCATCGGTGGTCAGCACCTTTGCGCTGAAAACCCTGCTGACCAAAAACACCTTTCTCGACGAACTGAGCCGCCAGTACGTATTGACCGCCAGAGCCAAGGGGCTGTCCGAACGGCAGGTGTTGTGGAAGCATGTTTTCCGCAATGCCTTACTGCCGCTGGTGACCAGCTTTCCCGGCACCTTCATCACCGCTTTTTTCACCGGCAGCCTGCTCATTGAAACCCTGTTTTCTCTGGACGGCCTGGGGCTATTGTCATTCGAATCGATCAACAGCCGCGATTACCCGGTGATATTGGGCAATCTGTATTTATTCACCTTGATGGCTTTGTTTACCAAGCTGGTGGGCGATATCGCCTACGTGCTGGTGGACCCCCGTATTAAATTTGACGCGCAGGACCTCTGA
- a CDS encoding HAD family hydrolase produces MSHSLQIKAALFDLDGTLHDRASSLAHFATEQHNRLKLAPFVCSNIWVNRFIKLDADGQVWKDKVYQVITSEINIPLSWQALLADYEKNFPLFARLYPGAVEMLSTLRERGFTLGMITNGRSAFQQSVIKTLGIAALFEVFLISEAEGVRKPEAEIFLRALKRLGVTQKEAIFVGDSPSADIAGAGNAGIYAVWKRNRPTLPAPDNCDHAIACLSELCALPQLDGKN; encoded by the coding sequence ATGAGCCACTCGCTACAAATTAAAGCAGCCTTATTTGACCTGGACGGTACCTTGCATGATCGGGCATCGTCTCTGGCGCATTTCGCAACCGAACAGCATAATAGGCTTAAACTTGCGCCTTTTGTTTGCTCTAATATCTGGGTCAACCGTTTCATCAAGCTGGATGCCGACGGCCAGGTCTGGAAAGACAAGGTTTATCAAGTTATAACCTCCGAAATCAATATTCCGCTTTCCTGGCAGGCGCTCCTGGCAGACTATGAAAAAAATTTCCCGTTGTTTGCCCGACTTTATCCGGGAGCAGTGGAAATGCTATCGACGCTTCGCGAACGCGGGTTTACTCTGGGCATGATCACCAACGGTCGAAGCGCATTTCAACAGTCCGTCATCAAGACGCTGGGTATTGCCGCCTTATTCGAAGTGTTCCTGATCTCCGAAGCGGAAGGCGTACGCAAACCGGAGGCTGAGATTTTTTTACGCGCGCTTAAACGATTGGGAGTAACGCAAAAAGAAGCAATTTTTGTGGGCGACAGTCCGAGCGCCGATATTGCCGGTGCTGGAAATGCAGGCATTTATGCTGTCTGGAAGCGTAACCGGCCTACCCTCCCTGCACCCGATAACTGTGACCACGCTATCGCGTGTCTGTCCGAGCTATGTGCGCTACCGCAGCTTGACGGAAAGAACTGA
- a CDS encoding YybH family protein: protein MSYRLKLLVAVIFMAINIVIALPGIAADKASEAAAIKEVISHWDVGWNLFDAKVAAQDYADDTDWINSFGVSKKGKAEIQQFLDKLFKSPKITPRKSTPSTSTIRFIRPDIAVASSYRETIEQKTNSGDVYPTRKTRDLRVLVLDKGKWVITSHLIADEKEVKP from the coding sequence ATGTCGTATCGGTTGAAACTCTTGGTAGCCGTAATTTTTATGGCGATAAATATCGTTATTGCCTTGCCCGGCATAGCGGCGGATAAGGCATCGGAAGCAGCCGCAATCAAGGAGGTCATTTCGCATTGGGATGTGGGGTGGAACCTATTCGATGCCAAAGTCGCAGCGCAGGATTATGCCGATGACACAGACTGGATCAATTCTTTTGGCGTCTCCAAAAAGGGGAAAGCCGAAATTCAGCAATTTCTCGACAAGTTATTTAAAAGTCCGAAAATAACCCCGAGGAAGAGCACGCCCTCCACATCCACCATCAGGTTTATACGGCCCGATATCGCTGTCGCCTCATCCTATCGAGAAACGATAGAGCAAAAGACGAACAGCGGCGACGTGTACCCCACCAGAAAAACGCGGGACTTAAGGGTTTTGGTGCTCGACAAAGGAAAGTGGGTTATTACCAGCCATCTGATAGCCGACGAAAAAGAGGTCAAACCATAA
- a CDS encoding aldo/keto reductase, translating to MNMQYTRLGRTGLKVSRLALGTMNFGPETTEADSFAIMDRARELGINFFDTANVYGWKLGEGLTEQIIGRWLAQGGGRRENIVLATKVFGRMGEGPNDQRLSAYHIKRSVEDSLRRLKTDHIDLYQMHHVDRDTPWEEIWQAFEQLVQQGKVLYIGSSNFAGWQLAHAQGLAAARHFVGLVSEQSLYNLAERSIELEVIPAARALGIGIVPWSPLARGALAGSIGDGVQTGRRGSEPTQKFIAKHHERIVRYENFCSELREKPADLALAWLLRNPAVTAPIIGPRTLDQLEGSLRALEIHLTPETLTILDDIWPGPGGEAPEAYAW from the coding sequence ATGAACATGCAATATACCCGTCTTGGCCGAACCGGCCTTAAAGTCAGCCGTCTGGCGCTTGGCACCATGAATTTCGGCCCAGAAACCACTGAGGCCGACAGTTTTGCCATCATGGACCGGGCGCGGGAGTTGGGTATTAACTTTTTCGACACCGCCAATGTTTACGGCTGGAAACTGGGTGAGGGCCTTACCGAACAGATTATCGGGCGCTGGCTGGCTCAGGGCGGCGGCAGACGCGAAAATATCGTGCTGGCTACCAAGGTGTTCGGGCGCATGGGCGAAGGCCCCAACGATCAACGCTTATCCGCCTATCATATCAAGCGATCCGTCGAAGACAGTCTGCGGCGGCTGAAAACCGATCATATCGATCTGTATCAGATGCACCATGTCGATCGCGACACGCCCTGGGAGGAAATCTGGCAGGCATTCGAACAGCTGGTGCAGCAGGGCAAGGTGTTGTACATCGGCAGCAGCAACTTTGCCGGCTGGCAGCTTGCTCATGCCCAGGGGCTGGCCGCCGCGCGTCATTTCGTCGGTCTGGTTTCCGAGCAGAGCCTGTACAACCTGGCCGAGCGAAGCATAGAACTGGAAGTAATACCGGCGGCGCGCGCCTTGGGTATCGGCATCGTTCCATGGAGTCCCTTGGCGCGTGGCGCGCTGGCCGGCAGTATAGGCGATGGCGTCCAGACTGGCCGCCGTGGGTCTGAGCCGACTCAAAAGTTTATCGCCAAACACCACGAGCGTATTGTGCGTTACGAAAATTTTTGCAGCGAATTGCGTGAGAAGCCCGCCGATCTGGCGCTGGCTTGGTTGTTGCGTAACCCGGCGGTGACTGCGCCCATCATCGGGCCGCGTACGCTCGATCAACTGGAAGGCAGTCTGCGCGCGCTCGAAATTCATCTTACGCCGGAAACGCTGACCATCCTGGACGATATCTGGCCCGGCCCCGGCGGTGAAGCGCCCGAGGCTTATGCCTGGTGA
- a CDS encoding ABC transporter ATP-binding protein: MASPLLSLENVSISFGGKPAVDKLNLEINTGERVALVGESGSGKTVTALSILRLLSQARIDGTIRFQGQDLLQKSAGQLRGIRGADISMIFQEPMTALNPLYSIGNQVIETLVLHEGLTHRQAREKTIHLFERTGIREPERRIDSFPHQLSGGQRQRAMIAMALACRPKLLIADEPTTALDTTIRARIVQLLLDLQQEEGMAVLLITHDLPLVRRFAQRVAVMERGKLVESADTETLYNNPQHPYTIKLLNSLPVRQIGPVAHNAPTLLETRQLRVEYPKKRPGWRGLFGTDRFVAVGGADVSLREGETIGVVGESGSGKSTLAQALLSLVPVQSGELDFEGMPLNQRSKREKRALRARLQVVFQDPFGALSPRQTVEQIVGEGLGLHFPELSKEERQAKIVDVLDEVGLPAAALSSYPHEFSGGQRQRIAIARTLVLAPRVLILDEPTSALDVSIQNQVLQLLVRLQKKYGLSYVLISHDLSVVNALAHRLYVMHDGEIVESGETETVIAHPRHPYTQRLVSASL, from the coding sequence ATGGCGAGTCCCTTGTTATCGCTGGAGAATGTCTCGATCAGTTTTGGCGGTAAACCGGCCGTCGACAAACTCAACCTGGAAATCAACACCGGGGAACGGGTTGCGCTGGTGGGCGAGTCGGGTTCCGGCAAGACCGTGACTGCGTTATCCATACTGCGCCTGCTGTCGCAAGCGCGCATCGACGGCACCATCCGTTTTCAGGGTCAGGATTTGCTGCAAAAAAGCGCCGGCCAACTGCGCGGCATACGCGGCGCCGACATATCCATGATCTTCCAGGAGCCGATGACCGCGCTCAACCCGCTTTACAGCATCGGCAACCAGGTTATCGAAACGCTGGTGCTGCATGAGGGGCTTACCCACAGGCAAGCCCGCGAGAAAACGATACATTTGTTCGAACGCACCGGCATACGCGAACCGGAACGGCGCATCGACAGCTTCCCTCATCAGCTTTCCGGCGGCCAGCGTCAACGCGCGATGATCGCGATGGCCCTGGCCTGCCGCCCCAAACTGCTGATTGCCGACGAACCGACTACGGCCCTGGACACCACCATACGCGCCCGCATCGTGCAACTATTGCTCGATTTACAGCAGGAAGAAGGCATGGCGGTACTGCTCATCACTCACGACCTCCCTCTGGTGCGGCGTTTTGCTCAACGGGTAGCGGTAATGGAGCGCGGCAAGCTGGTGGAAAGCGCAGACACAGAAACGCTTTACAACAACCCGCAGCACCCTTATACGATCAAATTGCTCAACAGCCTTCCGGTGCGTCAGATCGGCCCTGTCGCCCACAATGCGCCGACCTTGCTGGAAACCCGGCAACTGCGCGTGGAGTACCCGAAGAAACGCCCCGGCTGGCGCGGATTGTTCGGCACGGATCGTTTCGTGGCGGTGGGCGGCGCGGACGTATCCTTGCGCGAAGGAGAAACCATCGGCGTGGTCGGCGAGTCGGGCTCGGGCAAATCGACCCTGGCCCAGGCGCTGCTCAGTCTGGTGCCGGTGCAATCGGGCGAACTGGATTTCGAGGGCATGCCGCTGAATCAGCGTTCGAAACGCGAAAAGCGCGCCTTGCGCGCACGGCTGCAAGTGGTGTTTCAAGATCCCTTCGGCGCATTGTCGCCCCGGCAAACGGTGGAACAGATTGTCGGCGAGGGCCTAGGCTTGCATTTCCCCGAGTTGAGCAAGGAAGAGCGCCAGGCCAAAATTGTCGATGTCCTCGACGAGGTCGGGCTGCCTGCTGCGGCGCTCAGTTCCTATCCGCACGAATTTTCCGGAGGACAACGGCAGCGCATCGCAATCGCCCGCACCCTGGTGCTGGCTCCCCGTGTGTTGATTCTGGACGAACCCACTTCCGCGCTGGATGTTTCCATACAAAACCAGGTGCTGCAATTGCTGGTGCGCCTGCAAAAAAAATACGGCCTCAGTTATGTACTGATCAGTCATGACCTGAGCGTCGTCAACGCCTTGGCGCACCGGCTGTATGTCATGCATGACGGCGAGATCGTCGAGTCCGGCGAAACCGAAACGGTGATCGCGCATCCCCGGCATCCTTATACGCAGCGCCTTGTCAGTGCCTCATTGTAA